CTGAGAACGAAATTGGTACCAAACCATTCCGTCAGGCCTGAAATTAGCCGGTTTATTCTATCCGCATGACATCTGTTTGAAACACGCTGAAGCTGGGTAAAGAAGTCTCCATCCAAGGGAGGCAAGCAGCGACCCTGATTTTTCATCTTGGCTACGAATGAGCAGCCACGCGTCGCACCCGCTCCTAGAATGAAAACTGTCTTGCCTTTGCTCATACCAATCGCGTCTTGCCGGTTAGGAGTTCTTGCATCATGCCTTGCCGGGAGCAATGGATAGTGGAAAATTGATAATGGATAGTTTGGGTTGAGGTCATTGGGAGCGGGAGGTTTTGACGATGCTGATCAGGAGTTTGAGTAGTTCCTCGATGTCGGGGTGGAGCAAGTCGTAGTCCTTAGTGGCGATGTAGTCTGACTGGTGCAGCAGATCGATCCAGTACTCGGTTTCGTTGGCTTCCTTGAGGGCGATGCTCATCTTGCTAACAAAGTCCGCCCGACTTTGAGCATGTTCGGACTCTCGAACCAAAGCACCAATCGCTGTCCCGCTCCGCAAGACTTGCTTCGACAGCACAAACTCCCGCTTCTCTTCCTGCAGGTATTTCGCCAATTTCACGATACGCAAGGCAAACACGAACGACTTATCCTTAACCACATTCTCCTTCATCGCGTATCCAAATTATCCATTCTCCACTATCAATTATCCATTTGATGCAGGAGCGACTAGACGGGTCTTACCCGTCAAGAGCTCCTGCATCATCCCTTGCTTGAGTTGGCGGGCTTTGGAGAGCTTGGCTTCGAGGGCGACGATTTCCTCGTCCATGTCGCTGAGCGTTTCGGCGATGGCGGTTTGCTCATGGAGCTGCGGCAAAAAGATTTCTAGGTTCTCAACGTCCTTATGAGAGAGGTGTTTCACTGTCGTGCCAGAGATTGTCGATTCAAGCTTTTCCATTGGCTTGCGAAGTGCGTAATAAAGATATCCGCGGTCCACCTCACGACCATTATGTATACGCCCAACCCGCTGATTGAGCAGAGAATCTTCAGCATCCCATAGCTTGAGCAAAAACTCACCGTCCATTCCGACGAGGAGATCTCCTTTCCTAACAATAAAGTTCTCGGAGTATTCGCCCGCATAATACAGCTTTTGTTCGACTGACTTTAAATCTCGATTCCGAATCAAACGAAAGCCGCTGGCAGACTCTGAAAAGCCAGCCGATGAGAACGGAAATCCAACTTGAAGCCTTACCTTGCCATAGAGCGATTGCTCAGTCCATTCACCGGAGAAGCCGGGGAGGCGTTTTTTGCCGGTGAGGAGTTGCTGCATGGCGCCTTGTTTGATTTGGCGTTTTTTGGCGATGAGTTGCTCCAGGGATTCAATGAGGGCATCCGCATCGCTTAAGGCCTCGGCGATGGCTTCTTGTTCGGCTTTGGTGGGCGGGAGGGGGACGACAAGCGGGGTTATGTGCTTGTTGTTAATTTGTGGAATCGAAGTCGTATCAGCGATTCGCCAAAGCTCTAGGTGTTTTAGGGCATAAAACAGGTATTCGGAGTCTATCGTTTCATCAACGGTCAGTGACATCAGGTTGGTGTCGAAGAACGAATCCTCCGAAAGGATCCTTACTTTGTTTAGAAGGATGGATGCTCCTCTCTTGGGAAAGATTATGCTACCTTTGGGGACACGTTTCGAACTGCGAACTCGGTAAGGAGATTCTTTAATAAACTTTTCGCCGAGATTGAGTTGGTCTACTTTGAAATAAGGGATGCCGTTGGAATCGAATTTTTGAAGAGACGGGCTATCGCCGCTCTTTATCACGACGTGAGGTCCGAGTTGAGCATCTTTCCAGTCCTCCGGTATTTTGCCAACTTCAGTTTGCTTGTATCCAGTTTTTACTGCCATGCGAAGCCCATCCTTTCTAGGTGCTGGCTGACTTTGGACTCTAGGTCGCCGACGCGGGTGGTGAGTTCGGGAAGCGGTTGGGCGTAGCGTTCGGCGAGGTCATTGACGCGATGGGTGAGGCTTTGGCTGATGCGGTCGGTTTCGCCGTGGATGGCGGTCGCAAGTGCGGCAAGCCACTTGTCGTCGACGACGAGCGTCTTGATGTCGTCGGAAGTGAGCTTGGCGTAGTGATCGAGGGCCAGAGCATCGAGTTCGGTCTCGGCTTGCTTGATTTGCTTTTTGAGGGCGGTTTCCTCTTCGGAGGATTCGAGGTAGGCGAGCAAGGCGTTGGCTTCGTCGGTGGGGGTGTCGGAGCCGTAGGTGGCGGGGGACTCGGCGGCTGCTAGTAGATCGGGTTGTTGCGGCGGTCTCGGCGATGCCGCCCTACCTTTTATGCCTAACTCTTTGAGTCGGGCGGTGACAGCGGCTTTGTTGACCTTGTCCATTTCGGAGAAGGCGCCGTCGTCGCCGCTGTGTTCTTCTTCGAGTTCGGCGAGGCGGGCGGTGGCGGCTTCGAGTTGGGACTGAAGGGTGGCGAGCTCGGATTGCTCGGAGGCGAAGTAGCGGGCGACGACCAGCTCCTTGGGCACGAGCTCGCAGGTCCATCCTTTGTCCACGGTCTGGCCCTTCTTTTTGCCTTTTGTAATTTCTTCTAGGATACGCTCCGGCTTGGCAATCCAGCCGTCTTGGGTGATGAGGTAGCAGTCGTCCTGCATAGTCGTCTCCCAGAAATCCATGAGGTGTTGGTACACGTCGTAGCGATCGATGAGCGGCGTGGCGGCGTAGTGCTCGAGCAGGTCTTCCGAGAGCTCGTGGATGAGGGTCTTGGGATGGAAACCGGGATCGAGCTGTTTGAGCTGGGTGGAGGCTTTGTTTCGCCAGGCGTCGAAGTGTTTCTCGAGGGAGGCGATGAAGGCGGAGAACTCGGCGTGCTCTTGGATGGAGGTCTTGATGGACTCGGGAGCGACGGCGAGGTCGAGGTAGTTGGCTCGGTTGGCCTTGAAAAGGCTTTGCTTGAGGCTGGGGCAGACTTGCCAGTAGCGGTCGAGGGCGTCGATGTCGCGCTGGGGGATGCCGCCGCGGAGGTGGGCCTCGATGTCCTGAATGTCCTCCTTGGCTTGGCTGTCGATGTAGCGCGGGAGATTGAGGTTGAAGTCGTTTTTCTCGATCTCCTCGAAGGGGACTTCGCGGGCGTAGCCGGGCAGCGCGATCCGTTTCTTGAATACGTCTACGATCTTGTGGATGTCCATGCTGCGGAGGCGGTTCTTGTTGCCGTCCTTCATGAAGCCGGAGGAGGCATCGATCATGAAGATGGGGCGACGCTCCCGGGCCTGCTCCTTGTCGAGCACGATGATGCAGGCGGGAATGCCGGTGCCGTAGAAAAGGTTGGCGGGGAGTCCGATGATGCCGGCGAGGATGCCACGCTTGACCAGCTCGCGCCGAATGGCGGCCTCGGCATTGCCGCGGAAGAGCACGCCGTGCGGGAGAATGCAGGCCCCCTTGGCGGTGGACTTCATGGAGCGCACGATGTGCAGGAGGTAGGCGTAGTCGCCCTGCTTAGCGGGTGGGACGCCGAAGCCGTCGAAGCGATGGAAGTTGCGGGAGGCTTGGTCGACGCTGTCGCTGTCGGCCGGCACCCCTATCTCGTCGGGATGGAGGCCACTGGTCCAGCGCTTGTCGCTGAAGGGAGGATTGGCGACCACGAAGTCGAAGGTCTGCAGGGCGTCGCCGTGGAGGAACTTGGGATTGGCGAGGGTATTGCCCGGACGCACGGTAGCGGTTGGCCGGTCGTGCAGAATCATGTTCATGCGAGCCAGCTGGGCGGTGGTGGAATCCTTTTCCTGTCCGTAGATGGTGATGTCGGAATCCGCCTCGCCTGCGACTTTGAGCAGCAAGGAGCCCGAGCCGCAAGTCGGGTCGTACACGGTGGTGGCGTTGGTCGTCTGGGCTTCGTGGATACCGAGGATGGCGGCCATGACACGGCTGACTTCGGCGGGGGTATAGAACTGGCCCTTGGACTTGCCGCTCTCGGTGGCGAAGTGCCGCATGAGGTACTCGTAGGCGTCGCCGAGAATGTCGTCGCCTTCGGCCCGGTTCTTGGAGAAATCGAGCTCCTTCTTCTGGAAGATGGAGATGAGGTTGGTGAGGCGGTCGACGATCTCCTTGCCGGAGCCCAGCTTGTTGGCGTCGTTGAAGTCCGGGAAGTCCGCTTGGGAAAGCTGCTCGTTGGCGGCGGCCAGCGGGGCGATGATGCGCTTGTTGATCTGGTCTCCGATGTCGGTCTTGCCCTTGAGCTTGACCATGTCGGCGAAGCTGGAGCCGTCCGGAATGACGATGGGAGCGTACGGCTGACCGGCGTACTTGTCGGAGATGTATTTCAGGAAGAGCAGCACCAGCACGTAGTCCTTGTACTGGGAGGCGTCCATGCCGCCGCGCAACTCGTCGCAGCTCTGCCAAAGGGAGGAGTAAAGTTCGGATTTCTTGAGGGCCATGAGGGATGTGTTAGGCTAGTCGCGAGAGCGTCAATCGCTCGCTCGCAGGATGAGGAGGCAAGTTGATACGGGCCGTAGGTATTTTTGCGAGGGAATTTTCAGGGATTATCCGTTCTCGCTCGACCCGGCGTTGCCGGGCCGGGCGAGAAGCAATGGAGCCTTTTTTTCGAACTGGATAGTGTGAGTTGAACGCTCCGCTTTCGGCTGCTCACGCTGCCGTTTTTCCAAAATTCCGTAACCGAATAATCGATACAACTAATGTTAGATAAATCTGAAATATACCGACTCCGCAATCGCCGCTTTCTGACTCCAGAAGAGGTGAAAGAACTGAAGACTCAAATTGAGTCTGGTGACCGCGAAAGTAGCTACGAGAAGCTAAGGCTACTCTGGGAAGCTCGTGCCTGGAATCTTGTTATCGCTCAAGCGACATGGCACCTCAACTTCGCCCCCGCAAGTCCAACGGCCTACGCCTACTGGTCCAATGCTCTGGGGCACCTCGGCTGCGAAGAGGGAGTCGTGTGCGTTACCATGCAAGGCATCAAAGCCTGCGACGAAGCCGTTATCAACCACGAGCACGCGAAACTATTCTTGCTCGAAGGAGAGCTCTGGTCAGCTCGACTTGCGTTCGACCAAAGCTTCCGTCCCTGGGAAGATAGGGGCGACCGTGAGGATTCTGTCCTGACACACGAGCGCCAGTGGCGGTTGTTTCTCCGTCATCATGCGCCGAGTAAATTGCTGAATCCGTCCCGGAAAAGAGCGTGAGCTACACAGATGGAAATAAACGCACATCGGATAGAAAATTCTCTCCCTTCACGAAATGTACAGATCCTATATTTGCCCCACTTGCTTCAACACCCTCAAATCATTCATCTTCAAGGCGCCGCCATTTTGTACGGAATGCGTCGATGCGAGGGACCGTCCAATGGTACCGAGGTCTCGATATATGCAATGCGTACGCCTCGGCGATCTCGCGGAAGCTAAGATCAAAGCGCTGAGGTCTAAGTCGCTACCCACTAGCCGTAGGCTAGCGCTCATCAATCGCATCACTTCGCTGATGCGAGAGGTACTAAGGCGCTGACTTGCTCACTGAGCAGAGGAATCCCAAGACCGCTAACAATGAAAGTTCGCACCAGACTCTTTGGTGCGGGCTTTTCGAATGTGCGATTCGTTCGGACGTATGAAGATTCTTAGGTTTGTCCGAACCGCATCATTGTTAGCCAACATGGTTCAGCTCAATTGTGACCGATTCGCCAAAGCCCCATCGTGGTTGAGCTATCGATCTTCCTTCTCTCACTCCTCAGAATCCTGCACTATGTTCGATGTTACGCGAGTCGTTAGTACGATTCGCGTAATTAGTCTTTCAATACAAACACCCCGAGCGCTTTTTCTCTTTTCTTTGACGGCTTTCTTTTCTCTTTTTCAAGTTCTCGCTTACCCGAGCGCCGTCCATGGTGCCTATGATAGGCAGGATTTATAAGGCAGGCTAGGGTGCTTGATCTATCTAGCTTATAGCTAGTGAGAGGCGAGGGCGCTTAGGTTATTCTTGGTGGCGAAACCGAAGGCTAAAGTTTTCGAGCCGTTGCCCGTAACTGGACAAAGTGAAATGGGACCCAAACACGCCACTCGAAAGACCTCCTGAAGTACCAGATCCAAAAACGGTTGAGACCAGATCAGTCCTAAGGGCTAGCCTAGATGCAGAGAGGGAACTCTGGAAGCTGAATCTAGCATGGGAGTCCTTCCCGCGTCCAGATTTGGCGCGGAACATCCTCGATGAGCTCTTTGTTGCCCTCGATTGGATACGTTCAGAAGATTTGGAAGGGGCAGCATTTAAAGAGGATAGGTCTTTCTTTCGCAAATTCGTCCAATCTCCTCCAACGAACGATTCCGCCACGAATAACTCTAATCTTGAATACTCTAGAGAATTTGATTCCACGGCGCGAGACATGAACGTTGGGATTTCTGGAACCGTTTTCACTGCAGCGGCTGAGGATTCCGTTGGTGAGTTTATCGATTGTTGGCTCAAATTCACTGAAGGCCAATCCGGACACAGTCCGGTAGTTAAATTAGCGATCAGCTATGTGCTTTATTTGGCGGCTTCACCCGGATCAACGAGCGTTTATGATGCAGATGAAGAGCTGTTCCTTCTCTTTCTCGCAAAGAATATTGGATTGAAACAGCCTGTCTTTGAACTTAGCAAACGCATCGACAAGGAGGGTGCTAAGCAAAATAGTGGCGAGTTCGGAAAGTCGTTAAGGGATGTGTTCTCGACCGGTAGCTGGGAACCATGGTTGCGATACTTCCTTGAGTTAACGAGGCAGCAAGCGATTTGGTATCGTGCCTGGCTTGTTCAACTTGGCACGGCGTACGAGACGTTGGTTCAAGCCGCAGTGAAGCTTAACGCGAACAGAAGGAAGCAGCTCGTTGAACTACTGCTCCGCCGGCCTGTTTGCAGCCATGAAACCATCACTGCTGCCGGAATCGCCTGGGATCGAAACACCGCAACAAGCTACCTAAAAGTATTTGCTGAAGCTGGAGTTCTTCAGATTCGCAAAATCGGAAAATTCCAAGTCTTCGTTAATTTTCCTCTACTTGAGCTGTTCAAAGCTGATCCGGGTGCTGATTGAGCCAACCCAGCAGTGGATCTTGCCGAATCTGCCGCGAAGCCAACTCGTTCCGCAGCAGTTCTTCCGGAAAGCTATCGCCAACAGTTTATTCTATTGGGAAGTCGGTGTAGGGGCCGAAGAGTGGAGATCCTCCCACTTCGCTTCTAATCTGAAAGCCTGCGAAAATCAATCTTTGCAACGCCTCACCAAGATAAGACATCGGCAAGAAAGTCTGTCCGTACCAAAATTTGCCTCCCTTAGGAGCAAAATTCCACGATGATGGATTGACGATATGCAGATCCAGCCGGAAGTCTTGTTCGCCCACACAGAGATGTGCCAGCTTAGAAACCGTCCTCGAGCAACGCTTTGCTTCAGTTGTTTTCGGAAATCGGTAAACGGGGATACAAAGGTCCGGGCGGTAGGTAATAGCTATCCCGGGCACTATGGGCACATCAGATCGCGACAATACCTTCCAGCCGGCTGCGCTTGGCCAACTATTTGGCCCGTAGTAACGCAGCTCATACCGTTCGCAGTAGCCTAGGACTTCGTAAGCCTCCTGCGTCTTGAAGCCTTTGGTGTGGATGATTTGCATTCTTGCATCGATGAGATCGTTAGCGACGGACGCGAAATCGGTGGCTTGATCTACAGCGCTCCTCCTCTCGATGCGGAATTGTCCTTCCTTAACTCCCGGCCGCACAGGATAGCGGTTTGAAAGCCATTCGATTTTGTCGAGATCGTCACTGTCAAGATTCGGAAAACGAACGAACCCTCTCAAGTGATCGATCTCGATGAGGCAGTTTTCGAGCTTGGCCGACTGATAGTCACTTTTGCTGAAGCAGACGTTGACTCCAATCATATTCATTTTGTTACCTTTCTATTTTACTTGCTGAAAGCCTCCTTCGTAGAGACGCGTTCAACTGCCTTGTGAAAGGTTAGATTCGCCGCTCAAATCGGTTGGCGTAGAAATTTGAGATTTATCAAGGGCATCGCACAGGTGCCGCGAATGCACACTGCTGGAGCTCATCCCCCGGGGGCACAGGCAGGGTGGGGTGCCTTAACGGCCGGGGCAAGGTCCGCAGCAGTCGGCTAAGAGAGCTCAGGCGTCGCCGTTTTCAGGTTAGCGGGAGACTGGCCTTCGATTTTCGCGCGGAAATTACACGCGAAACCCCGCTTAAGCATTTTGGAATATCCAAATTAAACCTCTCGGATCCTGCGATTGTCATCACTGGACTTCGGGTGGCGCAGCTTGGCCATCCTCCGAGAAACTCGGAGGCCAACGGATCCTCGGAGAAAGTAGCCCTACAAAGGGCTCATCTAGTGAACATGGACCAGTTGAACGAGAGAGCCAAGAGCGATAGCTGAGCTAAAGGTGGTTGTGCCCCTGGTGGCCTATTTCGCTCGAGGTCGTTCAGTGAGAACCCTAAGTAAAATGACACCAAATGGTTTCAAACCGTTTGGTGTCATTTCGGAATCAACGAATCGATTGCCGACCTGAAGCATGAGCCGCCGAAGGCGGGTAGCTCGGACCCAAATCCTTGCGGGAGTTTAGATTCCTCAGGATTGATGGCATGGTCGGGCCGAATTGATTTCTCAGGTAGGCGAGAGAGTTTCACGGCTCTGCTTCGAAGATGAAAAGAGGGGGGGGGGGGGGGACCATGGCTTGGAGGGCGAATTCCCTTTGGTTGGACGGCGAGGGCTGGGCCTCGCCATCCGTATTGTTGCCCTCTAGAAGTCCAAGGGGCTCTTGGGTTCCTTGACTGTGCCGGTGTCGACAATGTGGGTATACATCATGGTCGTCTTAACGTCACTGTGCCCAAGCAGCTTTTGGATCGTGCGAATGTCGTAATTGGCCTGAAGCAGGTGAGTGGCGTAGGTGTGCCTGAAGGTATGGGCGGTCACTCGCTTGTGGATGCCTGCCTCGTAGGTTGCTTGTCGGATCGCCGAACCGACTTTGGTCTCGTGCGCGTGGTATCGGCGCGTTTCGCCCGACGACGGAACGTGCGTGAGCTGCTTGGCTGGAAACAGCCATTGCCATCCGAGCTGCTTGGCGGCGCTCTGGTACTTGCGCGACATCGCCTGAGGCATGAAGGCTCCGTCGAACCCGGCCTCCAGGTCCTTTTCCAGTAGTCCTTTCACCCGACGGATCTGGCGTTTCAGTTCGTCAGCCAGGGAAGCGGGGAGGGGAACGACGCGGTCCTTCTTTCCCTTGCCGTTGCGAATGGTCAGAAGTCCCGTCTCGAAGCAAAGGTTGTT
This region of Pelagicoccus enzymogenes genomic DNA includes:
- a CDS encoding four helix bundle protein, which translates into the protein MKENVVKDKSFVFALRIVKLAKYLQEEKREFVLSKQVLRSGTAIGALVRESEHAQSRADFVSKMSIALKEANETEYWIDLLHQSDYIATKDYDLLHPDIEELLKLLISIVKTSRSQ
- a CDS encoding restriction endonuclease subunit S, which produces MAVKTGYKQTEVGKIPEDWKDAQLGPHVVIKSGDSPSLQKFDSNGIPYFKVDQLNLGEKFIKESPYRVRSSKRVPKGSIIFPKRGASILLNKVRILSEDSFFDTNLMSLTVDETIDSEYLFYALKHLELWRIADTTSIPQINNKHITPLVVPLPPTKAEQEAIAEALSDADALIESLEQLIAKKRQIKQGAMQQLLTGKKRLPGFSGEWTEQSLYGKVRLQVGFPFSSAGFSESASGFRLIRNRDLKSVEQKLYYAGEYSENFIVRKGDLLVGMDGEFLLKLWDAEDSLLNQRVGRIHNGREVDRGYLYYALRKPMEKLESTISGTTVKHLSHKDVENLEIFLPQLHEQTAIAETLSDMDEEIVALEAKLSKARQLKQGMMQELLTGKTRLVAPASNG
- a CDS encoding HsdM family class I SAM-dependent methyltransferase, producing MALKKSELYSSLWQSCDELRGGMDASQYKDYVLVLLFLKYISDKYAGQPYAPIVIPDGSSFADMVKLKGKTDIGDQINKRIIAPLAAANEQLSQADFPDFNDANKLGSGKEIVDRLTNLISIFQKKELDFSKNRAEGDDILGDAYEYLMRHFATESGKSKGQFYTPAEVSRVMAAILGIHEAQTTNATTVYDPTCGSGSLLLKVAGEADSDITIYGQEKDSTTAQLARMNMILHDRPTATVRPGNTLANPKFLHGDALQTFDFVVANPPFSDKRWTSGLHPDEIGVPADSDSVDQASRNFHRFDGFGVPPAKQGDYAYLLHIVRSMKSTAKGACILPHGVLFRGNAEAAIRRELVKRGILAGIIGLPANLFYGTGIPACIIVLDKEQARERRPIFMIDASSGFMKDGNKNRLRSMDIHKIVDVFKKRIALPGYAREVPFEEIEKNDFNLNLPRYIDSQAKEDIQDIEAHLRGGIPQRDIDALDRYWQVCPSLKQSLFKANRANYLDLAVAPESIKTSIQEHAEFSAFIASLEKHFDAWRNKASTQLKQLDPGFHPKTLIHELSEDLLEHYAATPLIDRYDVYQHLMDFWETTMQDDCYLITQDGWIAKPERILEEITKGKKKGQTVDKGWTCELVPKELVVARYFASEQSELATLQSQLEAATARLAELEEEHSGDDGAFSEMDKVNKAAVTARLKELGIKGRAASPRPPQQPDLLAAAESPATYGSDTPTDEANALLAYLESSEEETALKKQIKQAETELDALALDHYAKLTSDDIKTLVVDDKWLAALATAIHGETDRISQSLTHRVNDLAERYAQPLPELTTRVGDLESKVSQHLERMGFAWQ